The proteins below come from a single Rosa rugosa chromosome 2, drRosRugo1.1, whole genome shotgun sequence genomic window:
- the LOC133732446 gene encoding LEAF RUST 10 DISEASE-RESISTANCE LOCUS RECEPTOR-LIKE PROTEIN KINASE-like 2.5: protein MIMFRTASLLFVVHTVSLVFLPLSSRSQTSGATSECTPSCGNIKISSPFRLQGDPRHCGNKSYELSCEADGTGQSHQAILYLYKGKYYVQAINYNNYTIRLVDAGVHKTKDNYFSNPVYPLTAFNFSSYYFNYYDPYTLSYPYFASPDASYGDDQHITVPLIFLSCTNQMNYSDLFVETAPCIKNTGIHSSSDSSLSIVYSYFMLGRLDDDGYPEDLSPAEWGLSCKITLMALVSPPPTPTDKYNKSCQGIYKQLAYGFQLSWIGYGCANKICGQHESCALNLNMTGLECRNYSDSWFTIIIDYISMIITLIPRYILYYAIEVPFGLRIRIGIRIGIYKVYQQLLVSVVVYSGVFQAVKLSFGLPFIAALLIYKWRRRHFSMYDNIEEFLQSNNNLMPVRYSYSDIKKMANGFKDKLGEGGFGIVYKAKLRSGRLVAIKILSKSKTNGQDFINEVATIGRIHHVNVVRLIGFCVDRSNRALVYDFMSNGSLEKYIFSQQGAISLSCEKIFEIAVGVARGIQYLHQGCDMRILHFDLKPHNILLDENFTAKVSDFGLARLYPLDNSIVSLTAARGTIGYMAPELFYKNIGGVSYKADVYSFGMLMLEMAGRRKNLNAAIDHSSKFSQMYFPTWVSDQLNQGKEIEIGDATEDVMKIIKKMIIVALWCIQMKPIERPSMSKVVEMLEGEIESLQIPPKPFLYPQQIPEDDVEDNLSTTCASRMTESTEIINLIADGN, encoded by the exons ATGATCATGTTTAGAACAGCAAGTCTCCTATTTGTTGTTCACACAgtttctcttgtttttcttcCGCTTTCAAGTCGTTCGCAAACATCCGGGGCTACTTCAGaatgtactccttcttgtggcAACATTAAGATAAGCTCTCCATTTCGTTTACAAGGAGATCCTCGACACTGCGGCAACAAGAGCTATGAGTTATCTTGTGAGGCAGACGGTACCGGTCAATCTCATCAGGCCATATTATACTTGTATAAAGGAAAATATTACGTACAGGCAATCAATTACAATAACTACACGATCCGACTCGTGGATGCTGGTGTTCACAAGACCAAGGACAACTACTTCTCCAACCCAGTTTACCCTTTAACTGCCTTCAACTTTAGTTCTTATtatttcaattattatgatcCCTACACCTTATCCTACCCATATTTTGCGTCGCCGGATGCAtcatatggggatgatcagcacaTAACAGTGCCTCTAATTTTCCTGAGCTGCACAAATCAAATGAATTATTCCGATCTCTTTGTTGAAACAGCTCCATGCATCAAGAATACCGGCATCCACTCTTCCTCTGATTCTTCCCTGTCCATAGTGTATTCTTATTTCATGCTTGGGCGCTTGGATGATGATGGCTACCCAGAAGATTTGAGTCCGGCTGAATGGGGGTTGTCCTGCAAAATAACACTCATGGCTCTTGTGTCCCCCCCTCCCACTCCCACTGACAAGTACAACAAGTCGTGTCAAGGCATATATAAACAACTAGCATATGGCTTTCAACTCTCCTGGATTGGCTACGGATGTGCAAATAAAATATGCGGACAACATGAAAGCTGTGCGCTCAACTTAAACATGACCGGATTAGAGTGCCGCAATTACTCTGATAG TTGGTTCACGATTATCATCGACTACATCTCCATGATCATCACATTAATCCCACGCTACATCCTATACTACG CTATCGAAGTGCCATTTGGCCTGCGTATTCGTATCGGTATTCGTATCGGTATCTACAAGGTTTACCAGCAGCTTCTGGTCTCTGTGGTCGTTTACAGCG GAGTGTTCCAAGCAGTGAAACTATCATTTGGCCTTCCCTTTATAGCTGCATTACTAATATACAAATGGCGAAGAAGGCACTTCTCAATGTATGACAATATAGAAGAGTTTCTGCAGAGTAACAATAATCTCATGCCAGTAAGGTACTCTTACTCGGACATCAAAAAGATGGCTAATGGTTTCAAGGACAAATTGGGTGAAGGAGGCTTTGGCATCGTGTACAAGGCAAAACTCCGCAGTGGTCGCCTTGTGGCCATCAAGATTTTGAGTAAGTCCAAAACTAATGGGCAAGATTTTATCAATGAGGTTGCTACTATAGGAAGGATTCACCATGTTAACGTGGTGCGACTTATCGGCTTTTGTGTTGACCGTTCAAACCGTGCACTTGTTTATGATTTCATGTCAAATGGCTCTCTTGAAAAGTACATTTTTTCCCAGCAAGGTGCTATCTCCTTGAGCTGTGAGAAAATATTTGAGATTGCGGTTGGAGTGGCTCGTGGAATTCAATATCTCCATCAAGGATGTGACATGCGAATTCTGCATTTTGACCTCAAGCCTCACAACATTCTTCTTGACGAGAATTTTACTGCCAAGGTTTCTGATTTTGGATTAGCAAGGCTATACCCATTGGATAACAGCATTGTGTCTTTGACTGCAGCAAGAGGAACCATAGGATACATGGCTCCAGAGTTATTCTACAAAAACATTGGAGGTGTATCATACAAAGCGGATGTATATAGTTTTGGAATGTTAATGTTGGAAATGGCTGGTAGAAGGAAGAACTTGAATGCAGCCATAGATCATTCAAGCAAATTTAGCCAAATGTACTTTCCTACATGGGTTTCTGATCAATTGAATCAAGGGAAGGAGATCGAAATAGGAGATGCCACTGAAGATGTAATGAAAATCATAAAGAAGATGATCATAGTGGCATTGTGGTGCATACAAATGAAGCCTATTGAACGCCCTTCAATGAGCAAAGTAGTAGAAATGCTTGAAGGAGAAATTGAGAGCCTCCAAATACCTCCAAAGCCTTTCTTATATCCACAGCAAATACCAGAAGATGATGTTGAGGACAATTTAAGTACTACATGTGCATCAAGAATGACAGAATCTACagagatcatcaatttgattgCAGATGGAAATTAA
- the LOC133732448 gene encoding rust resistance kinase Lr10-like, whose amino-acid sequence MLPTMSLLFWLLLIFVEVDVVHGGVGLEDCTETRCGSYGPAIRFPFRLKGRQPFHCGYPGFDLACTNDNRTLLEMPSSSKLFVTEIDYTSHTIEAEPALDCLDRDIFYHGSSTFKYVGNTSLFSCPPSTERDQYITDSYYDCLARLSPCHDNPGNHIYAYAFSPGCSIDKIPLVSCTKVYDYKDALGYPYGFSSIYLHWSIPSCQHCEGKGKLCRLKNEFTNQTDPQTQCLDVPKAKGHKLGAPTIKILGSCTLSVILIVTGMTIYYVYSSLKREEENQLRIKRFLDEYRALKPSRYSYADIKRITEKFKEKLGQGAYGTVFKGRLSSELLVAVKILNNSNEKGEDFINEVGTMGQIHHVNVVRLIGYCADGFIRALVYEFLPNGPLQNFLSSADNENSFIGWDKLQDIALGIGKGIEYLHQGCEQQILHFDIKPHNVLLDHDFTPKVSDFGLAKLCSKDQSAVSMTAARGTMGYIAPEVFSRNFGNVSYKADVYSFGTLLLEMVGGRKNFKVMEDSTSQVYFPEWIYNLLEQGNDLRIHIGDEGNVEIAKKLAVVGLWCIQWYPIDRPSMKTVVQMLEREGDNLTMPPNPFASTSSSS is encoded by the exons ATGCTTCCGACTATGAGTTTGTTGTTCTGGTTGCTCCTGATATTTGTAGAAGTAGATGTTGTGCATGGTGGAGTAGGTCTTGAAGATTGCACAGAAACAAGATGTGGCAGCTATGGCCCAGCTATCCGGTTCCCATTTCGACTTAAAGGTAGGCAACCGTTCCATTGTGGTTACCCGGGCTTTGATCTTGCATGCACCAACGACAATCGGACACTGCTTGAGATGCCATCATCATCTAAGCTCTTTGTTACAGAGATTGATTACACATCACATACAATTGAAGCAGAACCTGCACTTGATTGCTTGGACAGAGACATTTTCTACCACGGTTCTTCTACCTTCAAATATGTCGGCAACACAAGCTTGTTCAGTTGCCCACCATCAACTGAGAGAGATCAATATATTACAGATTCCTACTATGATTGTCTGGCAAGATTGAGCCCTTGCCATGATAATCCAGGCAACCATATTTATGCTTATGCTTTTAGCCCAGGTTGTTCTATTGATAAAATACCCCTAGTGTCTTGTACCAAGGTGTATGACTACAAAGATGCTCTTGGATACCCATATGGTTTCTCAAGCATATATCTCCACTGGTCCATACCATCTTGTCAACATTGTGAAGGGAAGGGCAAGCTATGTCGGCTGAAGAACGAATTCACAAATCAGACAGATCCTCAAACTCAGTGCTTGGATGTACCCAAAGCCAAAG GTCACAAACTTGGAGCTCCAACTATAAAGATATTAG GTTCTTGCACACTTTCTGTTATTCTTATAGTGACGGGAATGACAATCTACTATGTCTACAGCTCTctgaaaagagaagaagaaaatcagctGAGAATTAAAAGATTTTTGGATGAATACAGAGCTCTTAAGCCAAGCAGATATTCTTATGCAGATATTAAGAGGATAACAGAGAAGTTCAAGGAGAAGCTGGGTCAAGGGGCCTATGGAACTGTGTTTAAAGGTAGGCTTTCCTCTGAATTACTTGTTGCTGTGAAAATTCTCAACAATTCAAATGAGAAAGGGGAAGATTTTATTAATGAAGTGGGCACAATGGGTCAAATCCACCATGTCAATGTGGTACGCTTGATTGGTTACTGTGCTGATGGATTTATACGAGCTCTTGTTTATGAGTTCTTACCAAACGGTCCACTCCAGAATTTCTTATCATCAGcagataatgaaaattcattcaTTGGTTGGGATAAGTTACAAGATATTGCTTTAGGTATAGGCAAAGGAATTGAATATCTTCACCAAGGTTGTGAACAACAAATCCTCCACTTTGACATCAAACCACATAATGTGTTGCTAGACCATGATTTCACTCCAAAAGTTTCCGATTTTGGTTTAGCCAAGTTGTGCTCTAAGGATCAAAGTGCGGTATCCATGACTGCAGCGAGGGGAACCATGGGCTATATTGCACCAGAAGTCTTCTCTAGGAACTTTGGTAACGTGTCATATAAGGCAGATGTCTATAGTTTTGGAACATTGCTTCTTGAAATGGTTGGGGGCAGAAAGAATTTTAAAGTCATGGAAGACTCCACCAGCCAAGTCTACTTCCCAGAATGGATCTATAACCTCTTAGAACAAGGGAACGACCTTCGCATCCATATTGGGGACGAAGGAAATGTTGAAATTGCTAAGAAACTTGCAGTTGTGGGTCTATGGTGCATCCAGTGGTATCCAATAGACCGTCCTTCCATGAAAACAGTAGTTCAAATGTTGGAAAGGGAAGGTGACAATCTGACCATGCCTCCTAATCCTTTTGCCTCTACTTCATCTTCGAGTTGA